In Chryseobacterium lactis, a single genomic region encodes these proteins:
- a CDS encoding endo-beta-N-acetylglucosaminidase H translates to MKKAFIALILLIIHEQSELYAQQLSPMGICYVEVNNNNLLNAGAYKLQTSNNYLFNVVNIFAANINYDTSRGRAYLYSNNNVTKVLTNADTYIKPLQQKGMKVVLTILGNHQGAGICNFPTREAAKDFALQLANTVNTYGLDGIDFDDEYSEYGNNGTGQPNDSSFVMLVQELRALLPNKIISFYYYGPAASRLSWNGSRVGDNVNYSWNANYGTFSAPNVPPLTKAQISPAAVWLGNTSNSTTTSLASQTKTGGYGLYLWYDLKGTNQVSQLSAGTQTLYGEQTVLSGTLQSWTAGTNCDAPIGLSTSNLTGTSAKLNWTAVGTNTYDIDYKAASSTTWTSVATAMTGTSATISGLTANTEYDWRIRTNCSVKSTYMFAPRFNSGGGTTTPTGSYAISLDGTSKSGSAGNINVSGSALSFEGWIKPSSFKSGFPYISAIMGTEAGDANSAFFRLGDASLANNKLQFVLSINNVQQKLASNTALNANTWYHVAATYDGTTMKLYINGALDASKAQTGSVSSNGAFNVGYLYEASRNFNGKIDEVRVWKRALSQTEISQNMCNVSLPATSLAAYWKFNEGSGSSVQDNSGNGLTLTLSGADASIWSTDIPCTTSTARASKNTVSQKVIGSEQTGLKKQLKLYPNPLSRSSQLTISSPEEYNRGQLKVYNYNGSLMDTQTLKSGDHEYNLQKLPAGNYILQFESQNGSLKQTEKLIIK, encoded by the coding sequence ATGAAAAAAGCCTTTATTGCATTGATCCTATTGATCATTCACGAACAATCTGAGCTTTATGCGCAGCAGCTTAGTCCTATGGGAATCTGCTACGTGGAAGTAAACAACAACAACCTACTGAACGCAGGAGCGTACAAATTACAAACCTCAAACAACTACCTGTTTAATGTCGTCAATATCTTTGCAGCGAACATTAACTACGACACAAGCCGTGGCAGAGCTTATCTGTATAGCAATAACAATGTCACCAAAGTATTGACTAATGCAGATACCTACATCAAACCTCTTCAGCAAAAGGGAATGAAAGTAGTATTAACGATCTTAGGAAACCACCAGGGAGCCGGAATCTGTAATTTCCCAACCCGTGAGGCTGCCAAAGATTTTGCATTACAATTAGCCAATACCGTCAATACCTACGGATTGGATGGAATTGATTTCGATGATGAATACTCGGAATATGGAAATAATGGAACCGGACAGCCGAATGACAGCTCTTTTGTAATGCTCGTTCAAGAGTTGAGAGCCCTTTTGCCTAATAAAATTATCTCATTTTATTATTATGGACCAGCTGCTTCAAGGCTTTCATGGAACGGAAGCAGAGTAGGAGACAATGTCAACTACAGCTGGAATGCCAACTACGGAACATTCTCTGCTCCTAACGTTCCCCCGTTAACGAAAGCTCAGATTTCTCCTGCAGCTGTTTGGTTAGGAAATACTTCCAACTCAACTACCACCAGTCTTGCCAGTCAGACCAAAACCGGAGGATACGGATTATATCTTTGGTATGATTTGAAAGGAACTAATCAGGTGTCACAACTTTCTGCAGGTACCCAAACTTTATATGGAGAACAAACCGTTTTAAGCGGTACTTTACAATCATGGACAGCAGGAACCAACTGTGATGCTCCTATCGGTTTGTCCACAAGCAACCTTACGGGAACAAGTGCAAAATTAAATTGGACTGCCGTTGGAACAAATACATATGATATCGATTATAAAGCAGCTTCATCTACGACCTGGACGAGTGTAGCTACTGCTATGACCGGAACCTCTGCAACTATTTCAGGATTAACAGCCAATACAGAATATGACTGGAGAATCAGAACCAACTGCAGTGTGAAAAGTACCTATATGTTTGCTCCGAGGTTTAATAGCGGAGGCGGAACAACCACACCTACCGGTTCATATGCCATCAGTCTTGACGGTACCAGTAAATCAGGTTCAGCCGGGAACATCAATGTAAGTGGTTCAGCATTATCTTTTGAAGGATGGATAAAACCTTCTTCTTTTAAATCAGGATTCCCATATATTTCAGCAATCATGGGAACAGAAGCTGGTGATGCTAATTCTGCATTCTTCCGTTTAGGAGATGCCAGTCTTGCCAATAACAAACTTCAGTTTGTCCTCAGTATTAATAATGTGCAACAAAAACTGGCTTCCAATACCGCATTAAATGCCAATACATGGTATCATGTTGCAGCAACTTATGACGGAACAACCATGAAATTGTACATCAATGGAGCTCTTGACGCCAGCAAAGCTCAAACGGGAAGTGTGAGTTCGAACGGAGCGTTCAACGTTGGATATTTATACGAAGCTTCAAGAAATTTCAATGGAAAAATAGATGAGGTTCGTGTTTGGAAACGTGCATTAAGCCAAACGGAAATAAGCCAGAATATGTGTAATGTAAGTTTACCTGCCACTTCTCTTGCAGCGTATTGGAAATTTAATGAAGGTAGCGGTTCATCCGTACAAGACAATTCAGGAAATGGATTGACACTGACATTATCAGGAGCTGATGCTTCTATCTGGTCAACAGATATACCATGTACCACTTCAACAGCAAGAGCTTCAAAAAATACAGTAAGCCAAAAGGTAATCGGTTCTGAGCAGACAGGGTTGAAAAAACAATTGAAACTGTACCCGAATCCTTTAAGCAGATCTTCTCAGCTTACTATTTCTAGTCCTGAAGAATACAACAGAGGGCAGCTGAAAGTGTATAATTATAATGGAAGTTTAATGGATACACAAACATTAAAAAGCGGAGATCATGAATACAATCTGCAAAAGCTCCCTGCAGGAAATTATATCCTTCAGTTTGAATCTCAAAACGGAAGTTTGAAACAGACTGAAAAATTAATCATCAAATAA
- a CDS encoding SusD/RagB family nutrient-binding outer membrane lipoprotein, whose amino-acid sequence MINIKKISISLIFCLGLVACTDDFSNINSEFSGVGDEQIRADFVGLVNPLKLAQQNFIYSTDFMYQLQVGLNADLYSGFFATANGGFGQNNSNYFMRDWNDWIMKNQLEEAMQRAVDFHNIKLKLYPNIDFSGSESVLSILKVMSSARVSDAHGPVIYSHFGKPNPDFSIDYDSQQDAYKFFIKDLSDAIQNLQKNLGVEDKTVLTKSDITFGGNPLKWAKLANSIKLRLAMRMAYADPVSSKKYAEEALSSPVGLIEDNSDNALISYGNQSPVYVVCIAWGDANAGAPLTSFLNGYNDPRLKSYIVPATDQTINGQYIGVRQGIDLGSNKDKYGGFAHNTAEAATGNYLSNTDGKAKVFTAAETWFLRAEAALRGYSGAGDAKTNYEKGVQVSFIEWGKSAGYSAYIDDSSSLPKEYIDPKNSGNNILAGNPILSTATIKWDNTSSFEIKLERIITQKWLALYPDGVEAWAEQRRTGYPKLFPNVINNSGGTISTQDFIRRIPIPAKYRNNNAPGYDKAAATLGGPDTGGTKLWWDKKL is encoded by the coding sequence ATGATCAATATTAAAAAAATTTCGATATCACTTATTTTTTGTTTGGGGCTAGTAGCTTGTACTGATGATTTCTCAAACATTAACTCTGAGTTTTCAGGAGTAGGAGATGAACAGATAAGGGCAGATTTTGTAGGATTGGTAAATCCGCTTAAACTTGCCCAGCAGAATTTTATTTATTCTACCGATTTTATGTATCAATTGCAGGTTGGATTAAATGCTGATTTATATAGCGGCTTTTTTGCAACTGCCAATGGAGGATTCGGGCAGAATAACAGTAATTACTTCATGCGTGACTGGAATGATTGGATCATGAAAAACCAGTTGGAAGAGGCTATGCAGCGGGCAGTAGATTTCCATAATATTAAACTAAAGCTGTATCCAAATATAGATTTTAGTGGAAGTGAAAGTGTTTTAAGCATATTAAAGGTAATGTCTTCTGCAAGGGTATCTGATGCGCACGGTCCGGTAATATACAGTCACTTCGGAAAACCCAATCCGGATTTTTCCATCGATTATGACTCTCAACAGGATGCCTATAAATTTTTTATTAAGGACTTATCTGATGCCATTCAAAATTTGCAAAAAAATCTGGGGGTCGAAGATAAAACAGTGCTTACTAAATCTGACATTACATTTGGAGGAAACCCATTAAAATGGGCTAAACTGGCAAACTCAATAAAGCTAAGATTAGCAATGAGAATGGCTTATGCTGATCCTGTATCTTCTAAAAAATATGCCGAAGAAGCTCTATCTTCTCCTGTTGGGCTTATTGAAGATAATTCGGATAACGCATTAATAAGCTATGGAAACCAATCTCCTGTATATGTTGTGTGTATCGCATGGGGAGATGCTAATGCAGGAGCTCCGTTAACTTCTTTTCTAAATGGATATAATGATCCAAGGTTAAAATCATATATAGTTCCTGCAACAGATCAAACGATAAACGGACAATATATTGGGGTAAGACAAGGTATTGATTTAGGATCCAACAAAGATAAATATGGAGGTTTTGCTCATAATACAGCCGAAGCAGCTACAGGTAATTATTTATCAAATACAGATGGTAAAGCAAAAGTTTTTACGGCAGCAGAAACTTGGTTTTTACGAGCAGAGGCGGCATTAAGAGGGTATTCAGGAGCAGGAGATGCTAAAACGAATTATGAAAAAGGAGTGCAGGTATCTTTTATAGAGTGGGGTAAAAGTGCAGGCTACTCAGCTTATATAGATGACAGCTCATCATTGCCTAAGGAATATATTGATCCTAAAAACAGTGGAAATAATATATTGGCGGGAAATCCTATTCTAAGTACAGCTACTATAAAGTGGGATAATACTAGTTCTTTTGAAATAAAGTTGGAGCGTATCATTACTCAGAAATGGCTGGCTCTTTATCCTGACGGTGTAGAAGCATGGGCAGAACAAAGAAGAACCGGCTACCCTAAATTGTTCCCAAATGTAATTAATAATAGCGGTGGGACAATTAGCACTCAGGATTTTATCAGAAGGATTCCGATTCCGGCTAAATACAGAAATAATAATGCTCCGGGATATGACAAAGCGGCTGCAACATTAGGTGGTCCAGATACAGGAGGAACCAAACTTTGGTGGGATAAAAAATTATAA
- a CDS encoding glycoside hydrolase family 130 protein, with translation MTAQSVMIPWQDRPEGSNDIMWRFSENPIINRYAIPTSNSIFNSAVIPFEDGFAGVFRCDNKAVQMNIFAGFSKDGINWDINHGPIEMKAGNTEMIESDYKYDPRVTFIEDRYWITWCNGYNGPTIGIGYTFDFKEFFQCENAFLPFNRNGVLFPEKINGKYAMLSRPSDNGHTPFGDIYISYSPDMKYWGEHRCVMKVTPFEDSAWQCTKIGGGPVPIRTEEGWLLFYHGVINTCRGFRYSMGAALLDLEDPTKVLYRTKPYLLAPAEVYELTGDVPNVVFPCAALTEGDKVTVYYGAADTVVAIAFGYISEIIDFMKKNSI, from the coding sequence ATGACAGCTCAATCAGTAATGATCCCATGGCAGGATCGCCCGGAAGGTAGCAATGATATCATGTGGAGGTTTTCCGAAAACCCGATCATTAACAGATATGCGATACCCACTTCCAACAGTATATTCAATAGTGCAGTGATCCCTTTTGAAGATGGATTTGCAGGAGTGTTCCGTTGTGACAACAAAGCGGTACAGATGAATATTTTTGCAGGTTTCAGTAAAGATGGAATCAATTGGGATATCAATCATGGTCCTATTGAAATGAAGGCTGGAAACACAGAAATGATCGAATCTGATTATAAATATGATCCACGTGTGACCTTTATTGAAGACCGTTACTGGATTACCTGGTGTAACGGATACAACGGTCCTACGATTGGAATTGGATATACTTTTGACTTTAAAGAGTTTTTCCAGTGCGAAAATGCCTTTTTACCTTTCAACAGAAACGGAGTGCTTTTCCCTGAAAAAATCAATGGTAAATATGCGATGCTAAGCCGCCCGAGTGACAACGGACATACGCCTTTCGGAGATATCTATATCAGCTATAGCCCTGATATGAAATACTGGGGGGAACATCGTTGTGTCATGAAAGTAACTCCATTTGAAGACAGTGCATGGCAGTGTACAAAGATTGGTGGCGGGCCGGTTCCTATTAGAACAGAAGAAGGATGGCTGTTGTTTTACCACGGAGTAATCAATACCTGCAGAGGATTCAGATATTCAATGGGAGCAGCTTTGCTTGATCTTGAAGATCCTACGAAAGTATTATACAGAACCAAGCCTTATCTATTGGCTCCGGCAGAAGTATATGAACTTACGGGAGATGTTCCGAATGTCGTTTTCCCTTGTGCAGCATTAACTGAGGGAGATAAAGTAACAGTGTATTATGGTGCTGCCGATACTGTAGTGGCTATTGCATTCGGATATATTTCAGAAATTATTGATTTCATGAAAAAGAATTCAATCTAA
- a CDS encoding MFS transporter codes for MGKNNSGNRLVNPILWISTLYFAMGMPFVTINAVSGIMYKDMGISDSQITFWTALIMFSWTLKPLWSPFLEIYKTKKFFVVFTQFAIGILFALVALSLPLPGFFKYSIALFAIIAFCGATHDIVADGTYISFLTNKEQAKYIGWQGAFYNLAKIISSGALVYFAGVLEKTKGVTHAWMIIMGIYAVVFFALAMYHSWILPKENKEEQKVEKTTGNIRQELLEVITSFFTKPKILWCVLFIILYRFAEGFAIKIAPLFFKAPRSSGGLGLSTSDIGLVYGTYGSAAFILGSVLAGYFISARGLKRSLIWLCCAFNIPFVVYALLAHYQPADLMPVAAAVVVEYFGYGFGFVGLMLYMMQQIAPGKHKTAHYAFATGIMNLGVMIPGMFSGMISDWVGYKVFFIWVLIATIPAFLVTLFVPFPYSENKEERS; via the coding sequence ATGGGAAAAAACAACTCAGGAAACCGTCTGGTAAACCCTATCCTTTGGATCTCGACATTGTATTTTGCAATGGGAATGCCCTTTGTAACCATCAATGCCGTTTCCGGAATTATGTACAAGGATATGGGGATTTCAGATTCTCAGATTACATTCTGGACGGCGCTTATTATGTTCTCATGGACTTTGAAGCCGCTTTGGAGCCCTTTCCTGGAGATTTATAAAACCAAGAAATTTTTTGTTGTTTTTACTCAGTTTGCGATAGGAATTTTATTTGCACTGGTTGCCTTAAGCCTTCCCTTACCCGGATTTTTCAAGTACAGTATTGCTCTTTTTGCCATTATTGCTTTTTGCGGAGCGACTCATGATATTGTTGCTGATGGTACTTATATCAGTTTTCTTACTAATAAAGAGCAGGCAAAATATATCGGATGGCAGGGAGCTTTTTATAACTTGGCAAAGATTATCAGCAGTGGAGCATTAGTTTATTTCGCAGGAGTTCTGGAAAAAACCAAAGGAGTTACTCATGCATGGATGATCATCATGGGAATTTATGCGGTGGTATTTTTTGCGTTAGCAATGTATCACTCATGGATTTTACCTAAAGAAAACAAAGAAGAACAGAAGGTGGAGAAAACAACCGGAAATATCCGTCAGGAATTGCTGGAAGTGATTACCTCATTTTTTACAAAACCTAAGATCTTGTGGTGTGTGTTGTTTATCATCCTGTACCGTTTTGCCGAAGGTTTTGCCATCAAGATTGCGCCGTTGTTTTTTAAAGCTCCGAGATCTTCGGGAGGATTAGGATTATCAACTTCTGATATCGGACTTGTTTACGGAACATACGGATCAGCTGCATTTATCCTGGGATCTGTATTGGCAGGATATTTTATTTCTGCTCGCGGTCTGAAAAGGTCTTTGATATGGTTATGTTGTGCTTTCAATATTCCATTTGTGGTCTATGCTTTATTAGCTCATTACCAGCCGGCAGATCTTATGCCTGTAGCAGCGGCAGTTGTAGTAGAATATTTCGGTTATGGCTTTGGTTTCGTAGGTCTGATGCTGTACATGATGCAACAGATTGCACCAGGAAAACATAAAACAGCCCACTATGCATTTGCAACCGGTATTATGAACCTTGGAGTAATGATTCCCGGAATGTTCAGCGGGATGATCAGTGACTGGGTAGGATATAAAGTTTTCTTTATCTGGGTTTTAATTGCAACCATCCCTGCATTCCTTGTGACCTTGTTTGTTCCATTCCCTTATTCAGAAAATAAAGAAGAACGTAGTTAA
- a CDS encoding GH92 family glycosyl hydrolase, translating into MKKELLICFFTALVSITNAQQNKNDVLSWVDPFIGTGGHGHTFPGATTPFGMIQLSPDQNTKSGDWDWCSGYHYSSKTIMGFSHNHLSGTGWADLGDILVMPTVGQVKMTPGTEANPETGYRSTFSHDKETASPGYYSVMLDSYGIKAELTASPRVGFHKYTFPKSDESNIIIDPTNKIFGNIYHTLVSVEGNNKIKGYCYSNGWGGKRFAYFVMEFSKPFKSYGVYAEGKIKNNEKIALAKDAKAFVRFATEDNESIEVKVSLSPVSTENAQENFDTEAKNVDFAQAKETAQKTWRDLIGRFQVSGGTDSQRKIFYTGVYHTFIAPNLYMDANGDYVAAQENMNTKWFTNYSTYSYWDGFRATHPLLTIMDQKHTKEFANSLISRYTDRKDHMPIWELCGYDNFCMLGYHSVSVIWDAISKGVPGIDAEKAFAAMKDASLTDKMSSSDGGGGLNDYIKLGYSPSENGASVSATLEYAYDDWCILQLAEKLGKKDEAEVYRKRSMNFLNTFNKENNHFWPRQKDGKFLADFALNDWKKLQPHWVSGNIWAYDFFAPHQIDEMMNLYGGKKGFEEKLDKTFTENLNMQGEQHVDISGFIGSLGFGDEPGHHVPYLYNYAGSPYKTQKMVKYIRDNMYAAKPDGIVNNEDCGQMSAWYIFSSLGFYPVTPGKPVYAIGAPQFPKASLKLENGKTFTVIADKISDKNIYVQKMFLNGKEYKSWELNHSDIMNGGELRFVMGSKPVK; encoded by the coding sequence ATGAAGAAAGAATTGCTTATCTGTTTTTTTACGGCCCTGGTTTCGATCACCAATGCCCAGCAAAATAAGAATGATGTGTTGTCCTGGGTTGATCCTTTTATCGGAACAGGAGGACATGGACATACATTTCCGGGGGCAACCACACCTTTCGGAATGATTCAGCTCAGTCCGGATCAGAATACCAAAAGTGGCGACTGGGACTGGTGTTCCGGGTATCATTACAGCAGCAAGACGATTATGGGTTTCAGTCATAATCACCTGAGCGGCACCGGTTGGGCAGATCTCGGCGATATTCTGGTAATGCCTACTGTAGGTCAGGTGAAAATGACTCCGGGTACAGAAGCAAATCCTGAAACTGGATATCGCTCAACTTTCAGCCATGATAAAGAAACAGCTTCTCCGGGATATTATTCCGTAATGCTTGATAGCTATGGGATTAAAGCGGAACTGACCGCTTCGCCAAGAGTGGGTTTTCATAAATATACATTTCCGAAAAGTGACGAATCCAATATCATCATCGACCCTACGAATAAAATCTTCGGAAATATTTACCACACGTTGGTAAGCGTAGAAGGGAATAATAAGATTAAAGGATATTGCTACAGCAATGGCTGGGGTGGTAAACGTTTCGCTTATTTCGTAATGGAGTTTTCAAAACCGTTCAAGTCTTACGGAGTTTATGCTGAAGGAAAGATAAAAAACAATGAAAAGATTGCGCTTGCTAAAGATGCCAAAGCTTTTGTACGATTTGCTACTGAAGATAACGAGAGCATTGAAGTAAAAGTTTCTTTATCTCCGGTAAGTACAGAGAATGCACAAGAGAACTTTGATACCGAAGCTAAGAATGTAGACTTTGCACAGGCTAAAGAAACAGCACAAAAAACATGGCGAGACCTTATCGGAAGATTTCAGGTGTCGGGAGGTACAGACAGTCAGAGAAAAATTTTCTATACAGGAGTTTACCACACTTTTATTGCCCCCAATTTATATATGGATGCCAACGGAGATTATGTAGCTGCTCAGGAAAATATGAATACCAAATGGTTTACCAATTATAGTACCTACTCTTATTGGGATGGATTCAGAGCAACACACCCATTGTTGACGATCATGGATCAGAAGCATACCAAAGAATTTGCCAACTCGTTGATCAGCAGATATACAGATCGTAAAGATCATATGCCGATCTGGGAACTTTGTGGTTACGATAACTTCTGTATGTTAGGATATCACAGTGTATCGGTAATCTGGGACGCTATTTCAAAAGGAGTACCCGGTATTGATGCTGAAAAAGCATTTGCTGCGATGAAAGATGCTTCTTTAACGGACAAAATGAGCAGTAGCGATGGAGGCGGAGGTCTTAATGATTATATCAAATTAGGCTATAGTCCTTCTGAAAATGGTGCTTCTGTTTCCGCAACATTAGAATATGCTTATGATGACTGGTGCATTTTGCAACTTGCAGAAAAATTAGGAAAAAAAGACGAAGCAGAAGTCTATAGAAAACGTTCTATGAACTTCCTGAATACGTTCAATAAAGAAAATAATCACTTCTGGCCAAGACAAAAAGATGGAAAGTTCCTCGCTGATTTTGCTTTAAACGATTGGAAAAAATTACAACCCCATTGGGTTTCCGGAAATATCTGGGCGTACGACTTCTTTGCTCCTCATCAGATTGATGAAATGATGAATCTCTACGGTGGAAAAAAAGGTTTTGAAGAAAAGCTTGATAAAACATTTACAGAGAACCTTAATATGCAGGGAGAGCAACATGTTGACATTTCAGGGTTCATTGGTTCATTGGGATTTGGAGATGAGCCGGGACATCATGTTCCGTATCTGTACAACTACGCAGGAAGTCCTTACAAAACTCAGAAAATGGTAAAATATATCCGTGACAATATGTACGCCGCAAAACCTGACGGAATTGTAAATAATGAAGATTGCGGACAAATGTCAGCATGGTATATTTTCTCTTCATTAGGATTCTATCCTGTGACACCGGGGAAACCTGTATATGCCATTGGTGCTCCTCAATTTCCTAAAGCATCCCTGAAGCTGGAAAACGGAAAAACATTTACCGTGATTGCGGATAAAATTTCCGATAAGAATATCTATGTTCAGAAAATGTTCCTGAACGGAAAAGAATACAAAAGTTGGGAACTGAACCACAGCGACATTATGAATGGCGGAGAACTGAGATTTGTAATGGGAAGTAAGCCTGTAAAATAA
- a CDS encoding glycoside hydrolase family 125 protein — protein MERRNFIKTSALAGAGLLFTQNVFAKNMIMDDFPVVRVPKDKRHFTSESVENAIATFKKKVKNKELSWLFENCFPNTLDTTVFYTEANGNPDTYVITGDIDAMWLRDSSAQVFPYLQFSKKDEKLHKLISGVIHKQTTFILKDPYANAFYNDDQKISKWKEYDHTDMKPGIHERKWEIDSLCYPIRLAYHFWKETGDTKPFDANWLQGIKLTLQTFTEQQRKKDLGPYKFERTTSWATDGVPMGGYGYPTKPVGLISSMFRPSDDATIYGFLIPSNLFAVVSLRQAAEMVSQIKNEKALAQQLNSLADEVDAAIKKYGVYDHPEFGKIYAFEVNGFGSYNLMDDANCPSLLGLPYLGAVKSNDPVYANTRKFVWSENNPFFFKGKLAEGIGGPHIGLDMIWPMSIIMKALTSNDKSEIRWCINTLQKTHGGTGFMHESFHKDNDKKFTREWFAWSNTLFGELLWKTFNENPDLLA, from the coding sequence ATGGAAAGGAGAAATTTTATTAAAACAAGTGCATTGGCAGGAGCCGGATTGCTGTTTACTCAAAATGTTTTTGCTAAAAATATGATTATGGATGATTTTCCTGTTGTCCGTGTTCCGAAAGACAAGAGACATTTTACCAGTGAATCCGTAGAAAATGCAATTGCCACCTTCAAAAAGAAAGTTAAAAATAAAGAACTGTCATGGCTGTTTGAAAACTGCTTTCCCAATACTTTAGATACTACTGTTTTTTACACTGAAGCCAATGGAAACCCTGATACCTATGTGATTACAGGTGATATTGATGCCATGTGGCTTCGTGATAGTTCTGCACAGGTATTTCCTTACCTGCAGTTCTCAAAAAAAGATGAAAAACTTCACAAACTGATTTCCGGAGTTATTCACAAGCAGACCACTTTCATTCTTAAGGATCCGTATGCCAACGCTTTTTACAATGATGACCAAAAGATCAGCAAGTGGAAAGAGTACGACCACACCGATATGAAACCGGGGATCCATGAAAGAAAATGGGAAATCGATTCATTGTGTTATCCTATCCGCTTAGCATATCATTTCTGGAAAGAAACAGGAGATACAAAACCTTTTGATGCCAACTGGCTGCAAGGGATCAAGCTTACTTTGCAGACTTTTACAGAACAGCAGAGAAAAAAAGATTTAGGGCCTTACAAATTTGAACGTACTACATCATGGGCTACAGACGGAGTTCCTATGGGTGGTTACGGCTATCCGACCAAACCTGTTGGATTGATCAGTTCTATGTTCCGTCCAAGTGATGATGCTACGATTTATGGATTTTTAATTCCGTCTAATTTATTTGCAGTCGTAAGCTTACGTCAGGCGGCGGAAATGGTTTCTCAGATTAAAAATGAAAAAGCTTTAGCCCAGCAATTGAACAGCCTCGCTGATGAGGTAGATGCTGCGATTAAGAAATACGGAGTTTACGACCATCCTGAATTCGGAAAAATATATGCTTTTGAAGTCAATGGCTTCGGAAGTTATAACCTGATGGATGATGCGAATTGCCCGAGTTTATTAGGATTGCCTTATCTGGGTGCCGTGAAATCTAACGATCCTGTTTATGCGAATACAAGAAAATTTGTATGGTCAGAAAATAACCCTTTCTTTTTCAAAGGCAAGCTGGCGGAAGGAATCGGAGGCCCGCACATCGGACTGGACATGATCTGGCCGATGAGTATTATTATGAAAGCACTCACTTCAAATGATAAAAGTGAGATCAGATGGTGTATCAACACCTTACAGAAAACTCATGGAGGAACAGGATTTATGCATGAATCCTTCCACAAAGACAATGACAAGAAATTTACCAGAGAATGGTTTGCTTGGTCAAATACATTATTTGGTGAACTCTTATGGAAAACCTTTAACGAGAACCCGGATTTACTGGCTTAG